A portion of the Canis aureus isolate CA01 chromosome 32, VMU_Caureus_v.1.0, whole genome shotgun sequence genome contains these proteins:
- the IMP3 gene encoding U3 small nucleolar ribonucleoprotein IMP3, whose protein sequence is MVRKLKFHEQKLLKQVDFLNWEATDHNLHELRVLRRYRLQRREDYTRYNQLSRAVRELARRLRDLPERDPFRVRASAALLDKLYALGLVPTRGSLALCDSVTASAFCRRRLPTVLLKLRMAQHLQAAVAFVEQGHVRVGPDVVTDPAFLVTRSMEDFVTWVDSSRIRRHVLEYNEERDDFDLEA, encoded by the coding sequence ATGGTGCGGAAGCTGAAGTTCCACGAGCAGAAGCTGCTGAAGCAGGTGGACTTCCTGAACTGGGAGGCCACCGACCACAACCTGCACGAGCTGCGCGTGCTGCGGCGGTACCGGCTGCAGCGGCGGGAGGACTACACGCGCTACAACCAGCTGAGCCGGGCGGTGCGCGAGCTGGCGCGGCGTCTGCGCGACCTCCCCGAGCGAGACCCGTTCCGCGTGCGCGCCTCGGCCGCGCTGCTGGACAAGCTGTACGCCCTCGGCCTGGTGCCCACGCGCGGCTCGCTCGCGCTCTGCGACTCGGTCACCGCCTCGGCCTTCTGCCGCCGCCGCCTGCCCACCGTGCTGCTGAAGCTGCGCATGGCGCAGCACCTCCAGGCCGCCGTGGCCTTCGTGGAGCAGGGCCACGTGCGCGTGGGCCCCGACGTGGTCACCGACCCCGCCTTCCTCGTCACGCGCAGCATGGAGGACTTCGTCACCTGGGTGGACTCGTCCCGGATCCGGCGCCACGTGCTGGAGTACAACGAGGAGCGCGACGACTTCGACCTGGAGGCCTAG